Proteins from one Besnoitia besnoiti strain Bb-Ger1 chromosome Unknown contig00060, whole genome shotgun sequence genomic window:
- a CDS encoding uncharacterized protein (encoded by transcript BESB_069950), producing MLCIKYSGIQRPTFVYKLYHDIHFGSRLLNVSLYGIHGSDSCWPGTCFSNWMNAFYAWYAWIILDSSIV from the coding sequence atgctctgcattaagtatagtggtatccagcgtccaacatttgtatacaagctgtaccatgacattcactttggtagtcgccttcttaatgttagtctgtacggaatacacggatcggattcttgttggcctggcacctgttttagtaactggatgaacgctttttacgcctggtatgcatggataatactcgactcttctatagtttaa